Proteins co-encoded in one Dreissena polymorpha isolate Duluth1 chromosome 12, UMN_Dpol_1.0, whole genome shotgun sequence genomic window:
- the LOC127853346 gene encoding uncharacterized protein LOC127853346, producing the protein MSPKGLREGLKLVYNNKVILDADLEHNILGEHKSALVFVRAPRPMKFEIDGDFTLECVDFEMVLDWNPLNISQNINLNAGYDIRSNKVAKFNITGFGKVLSLDTIYSARTSKANVAWGLRSSQKVGYEVSLRDNTRDFKLILPTRSIALLSKHSNGKIDVDFMWNADVNPTEKVFMRSSVVQNGNYIKTDMTLGVPQLKKLFKFGTEFIVNRGRTIFDGRTEISYSADSNKTFAISCKLEDVSSAGGKNYSLIFDLSHPHTTVGINLKSHIGRSSTGYSSGLTLIYMTARRQMQPFSIGGVVDKRKQSISLEIKTPVKLISISGSAQADDKFRLSLLNVYDNKDPLVTVFTIDRASRSIDFMINYDIDRPQNEFHIRANYVNSSALQAEVYHLVDTNHIQDVLVTVRLNTSHLIHSRIHWRPEMIKDLEAFRSKKSDE; encoded by the exons ATGTCCCCAAAAGGTCTTCGAGAGGGTTTGAAATTGGTATACAATAATAAAGTTATACTTGATGCTGATTTGGAGCATAATATTCTGGGAGAACACAAATCGGCTCTGGTCTTTGTACGTGCTCCACGGCCAATGAAGTTCGAGATCGATGGCGATTTCACTCTTGaatgtgttgattttgaaatGGTACTCGATTGGAACCCGCTGAACATATCACAAAACATCAACTTAAACGCCGGGTATGACATTCGTAGCAACAAGGTGGCTAAATTTAATATCACCGGCTTTGGAAAAGTGTTGTCATTAGATACCATATACAGCGCACGGACAAGCAAAGCTAATGTTGCATGGGGATTACGATCTTCACAGAAGGTCGGTTATGAAGTTTCATTGAGAGATAACACTAGAGACTTCAAACTTATTTTACCGACTCGAAGTATAGCTCTATTGTCGAAACACTCGAATGGTAAAATTGATGTTGACTTCATGTGGAATGCTGATGTCAATCCTACAGAGAAGGTTTTCATGAGGTCATCTGTGGTCCAAAACGGAAATTATATCAAAACCGACATGACATTGGGAGTGCCACAGCTCAAAAAG CTTTTTAAGTTCGGAACGGAATTCATTGTAAATCGAGGACGAACAATATTTGATGGACGCACGGAAATATCATATTCTGCCGACTCAAATAAAACATTTGCCATATCTTGTAAATTAGAGGACGTATCATCAGCTGGTGGCAAAAACTACAG TTTGATTTTCGACCTAAGTCACCCACACACAACTGTCGGGATTAATTTAAAGTCTCACATTGGGCGGTCGTCCACTGGCTATTCTTCTGGCTTAACACTCATATACATGACTGCCCGGAGACAGATGCAACCTTTCTCTATTGGAGGGGTTGTTGATAAACGGAAGCAATCCATCAGTTTAGAG ATAAAAACGCCGGTGAAATTGATCAGCATTTCTGGAAGCGCTCAGGCGGACGACAAATTCCGATTATCACTTCTTAACGTGTATGACAATAAGGACCCCCTTGTCACAGTTTTTACAATCGATCGTGCCTCACGTTCTATTGACTTCATGATCAACTACGACATTG ATCGTCCTCAAAACGAGTTCCATATTCGTGCAAACTATGTGAACAGCTCCGCCTTGCAAGCGGAAGTGTACCATCTAGTCGATACAAATCATATTCAAGACGTTCTTGTAACCGTCCGGCTGAATACCTCGCACCTCATACACTCGAGAATTCACTGGCGACCAGAGATGATCAAAGATCTTGAG GCTTTCAGATCCAAAAAATCTGACGAGTAA
- the LOC127853348 gene encoding apolipophorin-like, giving the protein MIPDTLPSVRLPEVPSEWLPPFSGVATISKGQRITTFDGFIYDLEDKCTFVLARDFNNNNFTSVLSNEGDTTLNLITRTHSISVNVLGQVVDGDQKVTIPATIGDLSIQELNGIINIVNGEHFNIVYDTSVDHITVKISGWYFGKVAGLLGIYDNEPSNELVTSFNKIIDNSSRFAKTWTVSAASC; this is encoded by the exons ATGATACCAGACACCTTACCATCTGTACGCTTGCCAGAAGTACCATCTGAGTGGCTCCCACCTTTCTCAG GTGTGGCCACGATCTCAAAAGGTCAACGCATTACGACTTTTGATGGATTCATTTACGACCTGGAAGATAAGTGCACGTTTGTTTTGGCTCGtgatttcaacaacaacaacttcaccAGTGTCCTAAGCAACGAGGGAGACACAACTCTAAATCTGATAACCAGAACTCATTCAATATCAGTAAATGTGCTTGGCCAG GTTGTTGATGGCGATCAAAAAGTCACGATTCCTGCGACGATCGGTGACCTTAGCATTCAGGAATTAAACGGCATCATCAACATCGTCAACGGGGAGCACTTTAACATTGTCTACGACACGTCTGTTGACCATATCACGGTCAAGATAAGTGGCTGGTATTTCGGAAAGGTCGCAGGATTACTTGGTATCTATGACAACGAGCCCTCTAACGAGCTGGTGACATCTTTTAACAAGATAATTGACAACAGTTCTCGATTTGCGAAGACATGGACTGTGTCTGCTGCATCTTGTTAA